The genomic stretch CATATATAATTAAGGAGGAGGGAATAATATGGACGCATTAAAAAAAGCACAGCGCTTTCTTCAGGTTAAAATAATTCTTTCTGCTATTTTCTGGTTTTTATCCCTTGTTTTGATTGCCGTTATTATTTCCTTCGGCCGTCAGCTTTCCAGCTTACAATCTCAAAAGGATTACATTTTAAAAGAAATACAAAACTCTATATCTATTCTTGACAATGTTGATTTACTTAAGCAATCCAACGATAAATACACAGAAGACACTCTTAAAAATGAGATTGCTACCGAAGACGTTGTTGAGCTTGAAAAATCCTATTGGTCATATGCATTGGAAATCAACGGACAGCCCGTTACTTCAAACTCAGTATCTGTAAAACCCGGCACAGTTACAATCACTGTACGTGAAACGGAAAAAGAACGTGTTTTACCTATGCAAATGCATATGATGGGCTCTGTAACAGGCTTTGATAATAATGACCATTATTATAAGCACGTTGTCACCTCTTCTTTGGGTAAAGAGGTTTCTTCACAGAATTTCAACCAAGATGCTTTGGACAGATACTCAACCTTTACCTTTACAGTAAATTCCGGCGAAAGCCTTAAATTCAACGTTTCCGAAATTCTTGCTGAACGTTTAAATCTTAATTCCAAATATATCACAATCAATGTAAATTAGTTTTATTCAACGAAAGGCTTTGGTTTATACTATGGAAAAGCCCTCTTTCAAGCTTCAGGTCTTTGAAGGACCTCTTGACTTGTTGCTTCACCTTATTTCCAAGAACAAAGTTAATATTTACGATATTCCTATCGCTCAGATTTTAGAACAATATATGGCGTATATTGACTCTATGAATGATATGAATATGGAGGTTACTGCCGATTTTCTTGCTATGGCTTCGCAGCTTATATATATCAAATCAAAAATGCTGCTTCCCAAGTATGAGGATGAAGAGGAAGAGGACCCCAGAGACCTTTTGGTACGTATGCTTCTTGAATACAAACGTTACAAAGAAGTATCAGGCACTATGAAGGAAATGTCTGCGCCTCTTAATTCCACCTTTGTAAAAGAGCCTGAGAAAATCGTTCCCGATAATACATATTCAAATTCTCATTCTCCCGACGAGCTCTACGATGCTTATTTGAACGCAGTCAGAAAGGTTAAAAGAAGGCTTCCGCCTCCTGTTACCTCTTTTAAAGGAATTGTGGGACATACTGTTTATTCTGTATCCCGTAAGGCAATTTCACTTTTAAGACAGTTACTTTTCAAAAAGAAAATTCCTTTTCTTTCTCTTTTTGAAAGTTCAAAAAGCCGTTCTGAAATTGTTGCAACCTTTCTTGCAATTCTTGAGCTTGCCAAAAATCGCAGAATTTCCGTTGACAATGACGAGATGCGTCTTGCGGAGAAGGTTAAAAATTCTTAAAATATGGCTTCCGTAATCCACTAAGAAACGGTACCGAAAAGCTTTTCGGTATTATATGGTAATTTAATGAATATCAATACTGCCTGTGCCACTGTGGAGAGTATTCTCTTTGCGGTAGGTGAACCAATATCAATAACCCGTTTATCCAATGCCTGCGATATGGAGCTTTCAGATATGCAGGCTATTTTGGAAACCCTTGAAAACAGATACAAGGACGATGTTTCAAGAGGAATAATGCTTGTGCGGCTTGAGGATAAATATCAGCTTATTACAAAAGCTGAGTTTGCTCCTTATGTAAAAAAAGCTCTTAACAATCGCAGAAACATTATTCTCTCCCCTGCTTCCCTTGAGGTTCTGTCAATAATTGCTTACAATCAGCCTGTTACAAGAGGCTTTGTGGAACAAATCCGTGGCGTTGAATGTTCGGCAGTTGTGGCAAATTTAGTCGAAAAAGAACTGGTTGAAGAAAAGGGACGTCTTGATGCACCTGGAAGGCCCTTGCTTTTCGGTACAACACCTAATTTTCTTCGTTGCTTTGGAATTTCCTCTTTAGAAGAGCTTCCTGATTTGCCTGAGCTTGCAAATCCCAACGAGGACCAACAGCTGACAATGAAAATATGATGTAATTTTTTCCATAAAATCGGGAATACTTAAATTAAACATATAGAAAGGGGCGGATATTGGCTTGAAAATATTTTTAATAATTTCAGCCGTTCTCCTTTTTCTTATTTTCATTATTCTCTTTTCAAAATTAAGCGGTGTTATTATCTACGACGATAAAGACAAGCTAAGAATTATCATTAAATTTTTATTTTTTAAAATAAAGGTTTTTCCTGTTTCTCCTAAAAAGCAAAAAAAATCCGAAACTAAAGATAAAACAGATGAAAACCTTGACGTAATTTCAAGTGTCAAAAAAGCAGTATTTCATCTTACCGATTTTATTAAAATAATAAAGCACAAGCTGACAATATCAGATTTTAAGCTTACGGCGGAGATAGGCACAGGAGATGCCGCACAGACAGCTATTTTATGCGGGACCTGTTATGCCGCTGTATATTCTGTTTTAGGACCGTTGCAAAATATTTTTATAATAAATCCACCTCAAATACTAATAAATCCCGTTTATAATGGGAAAACTGCAAAGGTAGAATATTCAGGGAAAATTTCTGCAAGAGTAATTACTTATATTGTAATTGCAATTAAAGCTTTAGCTGTTATTTTAAAAAAAGATAAAACTTAAATATAAATAAGAAAGGAATTTTAAATTATGGAACAGCATCCTATTCAAGGACTTATGCAAACTGCTATGGAAAACATTAAAGACATGGTTGATGTTAATACAATTATCGGAGATGCAATAACTACTCCTGACGGTACCGTTATTATCCCTGTATCTAAGGTAACCTTTGGTTTTGCTTCCGGCGGCTCTGATTTTCAGGCAAAAACAAGCGTTGACAACAATCTTTTCGGAGGCGGAAGCGGCGCAGGAATAACAATTACTCCTATTGCTTTTCTTATTGCATCCAATTCTCAGGTTCGTCTTTTACAGGTTAACGAAGCAGCTTCAACTGCTGTTGAACGCCTTGTAGGAATGATTCCCGATGCTTTTGATACTTTTAAAGATTTGATTAAAAAAGATAAAAAGAATTCTGACAATCAAGACTAACAAATGCTCCTGTCTGAATATAATATATTTCGGACAGGAGTATTATCTTTTTAAATAAAATACAAGGATTTACATATGGAATTTTACAAAGAAGTTGAAAGAAGTATAATAACAAAATACAGAAAAACTATCTTTAATAGCTTTACCGGAGCTGTAACAGATTATAAGCTTTTAGACGAAGGAGATAAAATTGCTGTTTGCATTTCCGGCGGTAAAGATTCTATGCTTCTTGCAAAATGTATGCAGGAGCTTCAATGTCACGGAAACAAACGCTTTGAGCTTGTTTTCTTGGTTATGGACCCTGGTTACAGTCCTGAAAACCGCAAAAAAATCATCGAAAATGCAAAGCTGCTTAACGTACCTATTA from Oscillospiraceae bacterium encodes the following:
- a CDS encoding DUF2953 domain-containing protein, encoding MGLKIFLIISAVLLFLIFIILFSKLSGVIIYDDKDKLRIIIKFLFFKIKVFPVSPKKQKKSETKDKTDENLDVISSVKKAVFHLTDFIKIIKHKLTISDFKLTAEIGTGDAAQTAILCGTCYAAVYSVLGPLQNIFIINPPQILINPVYNGKTAKVEYSGKISARVITYIVIAIKALAVILKKDKT
- a CDS encoding serine protease, whose protein sequence is MEKPSFKLQVFEGPLDLLLHLISKNKVNIYDIPIAQILEQYMAYIDSMNDMNMEVTADFLAMASQLIYIKSKMLLPKYEDEEEEDPRDLLVRMLLEYKRYKEVSGTMKEMSAPLNSTFVKEPEKIVPDNTYSNSHSPDELYDAYLNAVRKVKRRLPPPVTSFKGIVGHTVYSVSRKAISLLRQLLFKKKIPFLSLFESSKSRSEIVATFLAILELAKNRRISVDNDEMRLAEKVKNS
- the scpB gene encoding SMC-Scp complex subunit ScpB, which codes for MNINTACATVESILFAVGEPISITRLSNACDMELSDMQAILETLENRYKDDVSRGIMLVRLEDKYQLITKAEFAPYVKKALNNRRNIILSPASLEVLSIIAYNQPVTRGFVEQIRGVECSAVVANLVEKELVEEKGRLDAPGRPLLFGTTPNFLRCFGISSLEELPDLPELANPNEDQQLTMKI
- the ytfJ gene encoding sporulation protein YtfJ — protein: MEQHPIQGLMQTAMENIKDMVDVNTIIGDAITTPDGTVIIPVSKVTFGFASGGSDFQAKTSVDNNLFGGGSGAGITITPIAFLIASNSQVRLLQVNEAASTAVERLVGMIPDAFDTFKDLIKKDKKNSDNQD